From a single Nicotiana tabacum cultivar K326 chromosome 8, ASM71507v2, whole genome shotgun sequence genomic region:
- the LOC107812904 gene encoding putative methylesterase 12, chloroplastic, giving the protein MGNRFICMTKKDIKETGKPGIGSRSKRNERSKRRSLMEEELLHRQALSMAIQQHQLSQRFDGGSMSRRIGSTSSRRRNDFPDQLAVNSKQVPAEFLENIKTKKFVLIHGEGFGAWCWYKTIALLEETGLVPTALDLTGSGIDLTDTNNVSTLVDYSKPLVDYLENLPEDEKVILVGHSAGGACVSYALEHFPNKIAKAVFLCATMISDGQRPFDVFAEELGSAELFTQESKFLIYGNGKDKPATGLMFEKEQMHGLYFNQSPTKDVALAMVSMRPIPLGPMMDKLLLTPEKYGTSRRFYIQTLDDHALSPDVQEKLVRENPPEGVFKIKGSDHSPFFSKPQSLHKILVEIAQIP; this is encoded by the exons ATGGGTAATAGATTTATTTGCATGACGAAGAAGGATATAAAAGAAACAGGCAAACCTGGAATAGGGTCAAGGAGTAAGAGGAATGAGAGATCAAAGAGGAGGTCATTAATGGAAGAGGAGTTGCTTCATAGGCAAGCTTTATCAATGGCAATTCAGCAGCATCAATTGTCTCAGAGATTTGATGGTGGGTCCATGTCTCGACGTATTGGATCCACTAGCTCTCGCCGCCGCAATGATTTTCCTGATCAGTTAGCTGTTAATTCCAAACAG GTACCTGCAGAATTTTTGGAGAACATCAAAACAAAGAAGTTTGTTTTGATACATGGAGAAGGATTTGGAGCTTGGTGTTGGTACAAAACTATTGCTCTATTGGAGGAAACAGGATTGGTCCCCACAGCCCTAGATCTGACTGGATCTGGCATTGATCTGACAGatacaaataatgtttcaactctAGTGGACTACTCAAAACCATTAGTTGATTATCTGGAGAACTTGCCAGAGGATGAAAAG GTAATTTTGGTCGGTCACAGTGCTGGAGGTGCTTGTGTTTCCTATGCCTTAGAACACTTCCCCAATAAAATTGCAAAAGCAGTATTTCTTTGTGCGACAATGATATCCGATGGCCAGAGACCTTTTGATGTGTTTGCTGAAGAG CTTGGGTCTGCAGAGCTCTTCACCCAGGAGTCTAAGTTCTTAATTTATGGGAATGGTAAAGACAAGCCTGCTACTGGTCTCATGTTCGAGAAGGAGCAAATGCATGGGCTATATTTCAATCAATCTCCTACTAAG GATGTTGCTTTGGCAATGGTTTCTATGAGACCTATTCCTCTTGGTCCAATGATGGACAAGCTATTACTGACACCTGAAAAGTATGGAACTAGTCGAAGATTTTATATCCAGACATTGGATGATCATGCTCTTTCACCAGATGTCCAAGAAAAGCTTGTGAGAGAAAACCCTCCAGAAGGAGTATTCAAGATCAAAGGCAGTGACCATTCTCCATTCTTCTCGAAGCCACAGTCGCTGCATAAGATATTGGTCGAAATTGCTCAGATTCCATAG
- the LOC107812903 gene encoding immune-associated nucleotide-binding protein 9-like, which yields MIQQDKMGGSATLSDGWEFASTEARTLVLVGRTGDGKSSTGNSILGRKAFRSMPQSAGVTSTCEIQRTQLPNGQILDVIDTPGLFDFSADPGIVGNEIVKCVDLAKDGIHAVLLVLSVRSRFSREEQATVQSFLEFFGNKISDYMIVVFTGGDDLEYNDVTLDDYLGADPLKEILSMCRNRLLLFDNRTKDPIKKVEQLKDLLFQVNLVVKNNDGKPYTNNWFKELKEGAMNYHNLKANVDSSTAYSEQDIKELKDEMQRSYEEQIRRITEAVETKL from the exons ATGATTCAACAAGATAAGATGGGTGGAAGTGCAACATTAAGTGATGGTTGGGAATTTGCTTCAACTGAAGCTCGGACACTAGTTTTGGTTGGACGTACAGGAGATGGTAAGAGTTCAACAGGGAATAGTATTCTTGGACGAAAGGCATTTAGATCGATGCCTCAATCTGCTGGTGTTACATCTACTTGTGAGATCCAACGAACTCAATTGCCAAATGGACAAATACTAGATGTAATTGATACCCCCG GACTGTTTGATTTTTCTGCTGATCCTGGTATTGTTGGAAATGAAATTGTTAAATGTGTCGATTTGGCCAAGGATGGCATCCATGCTGTTCTACTGGTACTGTCAGTACGAAGTCGCTTTTCAAGGGAAGAACAAGCAACTGTCCAGAGTTTTCTGGAGTTTTTTGGTAACAAAATTAGTGATTACATGATTGTGGTCTTCACTGGTGGAGATGATCTGGAATATAATGATGTGACTTTGGATGATTACTTAGGTGCCGACCCTTTGAAA GAAATTCTATCTATGTGTCGAAATAGGCTACTGCTTTTTGACAATCGGACTAAGGACCCAATTAAGAAAGTTGAGCAATTGAAAGATCTTCTTTTCCAAGTGAATTTGGTTGTGAAAAATAACGATGGAAAACCGTATACAAACAATTGGTTCAAGGAATTGAAG GAAGGAGCTATGAATTATCATAATCTGAAGGCAAACGTTGATTCCTCAACAGCATATTCTGAGCAAGATATAAAAGAATTGAAGGACGAAATGCAGAGGTCCTATGAGGAGCAAATTAGGCGAATAACTGAAGCG GTAGAAACTAAGCTCTAG